The proteins below are encoded in one region of Candidatus Moraniibacteriota bacterium:
- a CDS encoding GIY-YIG nuclease family protein: MFYVYVLKSTLKDYHYIGSTTDLQKRVQEHNQGKTKSIKHLIPFELQY, encoded by the coding sequence ATGTTCTATGTGTATGTTCTCAAAAGTACGCTAAAAGACTATCATTATATTGGTAGTACAACAGATTTACAAAAAAGAGTACAGGAACACAATCAAGGAAAGACGAAATCGATAAAACATCTTATTCCTTTTGAGCTTCAATACTAA
- a CDS encoding RNA polymerase sigma factor, translated as MIKRKSQNKSKEEKTDEELVRFVLNGDKKYFGEIVLRYEKKLLVYLRYLIGKNDEIADLLQNIFSKAFAHLEDFDADRKLSPWLYRIAHNEAMNYLRKQSYLHLIDQESLVDTQDRLKMVDDSGTPFETLMRDEARIAVRQALNMLSEKDRRLLKLRYYLEKSYAEMSHVLAVPENTIASRLSRSKKKLLDILEKKKLSP; from the coding sequence ATGATAAAGCGCAAGTCTCAGAACAAATCAAAAGAAGAAAAAACCGATGAAGAGTTGGTGAGGTTTGTATTGAATGGAGATAAGAAATATTTTGGGGAAATAGTTCTTCGTTATGAGAAAAAACTTCTAGTGTATCTCCGATACCTCATCGGAAAGAATGATGAGATCGCAGACCTTCTCCAAAATATTTTTTCCAAAGCATTTGCTCATCTCGAAGATTTTGATGCGGATCGAAAACTCTCTCCGTGGTTGTATCGTATCGCCCACAATGAAGCAATGAATTATTTGAGGAAACAGAGCTACCTTCATCTCATCGACCAAGAATCCCTTGTCGATACTCAAGATAGACTCAAGATGGTAGATGATAGTGGAACACCATTTGAAACACTGATGAGAGATGAGGCACGCATCGCGGTCCGACAGGCGCTCAATATGCTTTCGGAAAAAGATCGACGTTTACTCAAGCTCCGATATTATCTCGAAAAATCATATGCTGAGATGAGTCATGTTCTTGCTGTCCCTGAAAACACCATCGCGAGTAGGCTTTCTCGATCCAAGAAAAAACTTCTCGATATTCTAGAGAAGAAAAAACTCTCACCGTAA
- a CDS encoding tRNA (adenosine(37)-N6)-threonylcarbamoyltransferase complex transferase subunit TsaD — MHILSIETSCDDTAVALLDWNGRDATVLAHTVSSQIALHTQWGGVVPALASREHMKNIVPVIEETFSKSHLTKNDIDLIAVTEGPGLMPALLIGVSAAKTLALVWNKPLIGIHHIEGHIYANFLGKNIAIPNTKYLISNESPNSSHSKNQASLIKHQASTFPLIALVVSGGHTQLVLMQKHFDYTILGETEDDAAGEAFDKVARLLGLPYPGGPEVSRRADTFRKSHTKEEIEPLTKKFPRPMITADNFDFSFSGLKTAVLYYVKKHETEMRNESFIDETCHEFQEAVVDVLVAKTKKALTMYSPKTFVIAGGVSANVRLREQLKQTIDSINLAVEPLSEKITFLTPEFAYSLDNAVMIGVAAAFRYERMSDEQKEALIHTSLTLDPDANLPLRNL, encoded by the coding sequence ATGCATATACTCAGTATTGAAACATCCTGCGACGATACGGCTGTCGCTCTTCTCGACTGGAATGGACGTGATGCAACAGTCCTCGCTCATACGGTCTCTTCGCAGATCGCTCTCCATACACAGTGGGGCGGAGTTGTTCCTGCTCTCGCATCGCGAGAACATATGAAAAATATTGTACCTGTCATTGAAGAAACCTTCAGTAAATCTCATCTGACAAAAAATGATATCGATCTCATCGCTGTGACTGAAGGTCCTGGACTGATGCCGGCACTACTCATCGGTGTCAGTGCTGCCAAGACACTCGCTCTCGTCTGGAACAAACCCCTCATCGGCATCCACCATATCGAGGGGCATATCTATGCGAATTTTTTGGGAAAAAATATCGCAATACCTAATACCAAATACCTAATATCTAATGAATCTCCAAATTCTTCTCATTCTAAAAATCAAGCATCACTTATCAAGCATCAAGCATCCACTTTCCCTCTCATTGCGCTTGTGGTCTCTGGAGGACACACACAACTTGTACTGATGCAGAAACATTTCGATTATACAATTCTCGGTGAGACAGAAGATGATGCTGCTGGCGAAGCCTTCGACAAGGTGGCCAGACTCCTCGGACTCCCTTATCCCGGAGGTCCTGAAGTTTCTCGGAGGGCAGATACTTTCAGAAAAAGTCATACAAAGGAAGAGATAGAACCTCTCACAAAAAAATTTCCCCGACCGATGATAACGGCAGACAATTTTGATTTTTCTTTTTCGGGACTGAAAACTGCGGTACTCTATTATGTAAAGAAGCATGAAACAGAAATGCGAAATGAATCATTCATTGATGAAACTTGTCATGAATTTCAAGAAGCTGTCGTCGATGTCCTCGTTGCCAAGACAAAAAAAGCTCTCACAATGTATTCTCCCAAAACATTTGTTATCGCTGGAGGTGTTTCTGCTAACGTCCGTCTCCGTGAACAACTTAAGCAAACCATCGATTCCATTAATTTAGCGGTTGAACCGCTAAGTGAAAAAATTACCTTTCTGACGCCAGAATTTGCTTATTCACTCGACAACGCCGTAATGATTGGTGTCGCTGCTGCCTTCCGTTATGAACGAATGAGTGATGAACAAAAAGAGGCACTCATCCACACCTCACTCACCCTTGATCCCGATGCCAATTTGCCTTTACGAAATCTATGA
- a CDS encoding coenzyme F420-0:L-glutamate ligase — protein MIITPIRTEKILPKQISLIELLDKNIKKFPENSLLVITSKIVALCEGRTLSRESIVDETLLSKEADYYLPKKESRYGIPLTIKDNTFIARAGIDGSNTGDMYSLLPQDSYRTSRKIRTYLCTRFGIKNAGVIIVDSHSTPLRRGTTGVAIGWSGFRGIKNYENTPDIFGKHFTTHANHVDALASAAVLTMGEGNEQTPLALIEKIDFIDFHKTSPTKKELIFFKPSFENDLFAPLFHFKRLRKGK, from the coding sequence ATGATTATCACTCCCATCAGAACTGAGAAGATTCTTCCAAAACAAATATCACTTATCGAACTTCTCGATAAAAATATCAAAAAATTTCCCGAGAATTCTCTTCTTGTGATTACTTCGAAAATAGTAGCGCTCTGTGAAGGAAGAACGCTGTCTCGAGAATCAATCGTTGATGAGACTCTACTTAGTAAAGAAGCTGATTACTATCTCCCGAAAAAAGAAAGTCGCTATGGCATTCCCCTCACTATCAAAGACAATACCTTTATTGCAAGAGCGGGTATCGATGGTTCGAACACTGGTGATATGTATTCCCTCCTTCCACAGGATAGCTATCGTACCAGTCGGAAAATCCGTACCTATCTCTGTACACGGTTCGGAATAAAAAACGCCGGCGTAATCATCGTCGACAGTCATTCTACTCCACTCCGCCGTGGCACAACCGGAGTCGCTATCGGCTGGAGCGGTTTCCGTGGAATCAAAAATTATGAGAATACTCCTGATATATTCGGGAAACATTTCACGACACATGCGAATCACGTCGATGCTCTCGCCAGCGCTGCCGTACTCACTATGGGAGAGGGTAATGAACAGACTCCTCTGGCACTCATTGAGAAAATAGATTTTATAGATTTTCACAAAACTTCTCCAACAAAGAAAGAACTCATTTTCTTCAAGCCATCATTTGAGAATGATCTCTTTGCTCCACTCTTTCATTTCAAACGATTGAGGAAAGGAAAATAA
- a CDS encoding valine--tRNA ligase, whose product MEEKQISTAYNANEWENNLYALWEESGFFRPETDQPLTDNPHAEERYCNILPPPNANGELHLGHASGYTIMDIFGRFERMKGKRVLLLPGKDHAGIQTQVVFEKKLKNEQNITRYDLGREKFYEATYDFCIDRADYMRSQEKRIGLSADWERETFTLDKEVSKRATETFVQMYNDGMIYRGERIINWCTRCATALSDVEVIHKDIPGKLYSLKYPLKDSKEYIVVATTRPETMLGDTAIAVHPDDTRYSTFVGKTVLLPLVNREIPIVASARIDKDFGTGAVKITPAHDPLDWEIGKDHSLDVLQVIDEKATITSIGGIYAGLSVTEARVKILSDLNDLHLLEGEQDHTISLSQCERCKTSIEPLVSKQWFINVDAPKYSLKKESIKALKSNTIVFHPENMKDQMIHWLENLHDWCISRQLWWGHRIPVWYRGTEIYCGVTAPTEAGWEQDPDTLDTWFSSGQWPYTTLGYPDTPDATKFYPTDLMVMGRDLLFFWATRMVMFGFYKTQTAPFKHLYFTGLVRDKEGQKMSKSKGNGVDVLEMIDRFGADAVRLSLTLGATPGLDFRLYEEKIATYRNFANKLWNIGRYITSTRDHNERADTDNSEAKTDADRWILGRLNTIVGEVTSLLENYQLSLAGEKLRDFTWNEFADWYVEIHKIEKNDVVLLFVFETLLKLWHPFIPYVTEAIHQTFHPQGKTFLMVSHWPTPGEKSHEPADGNTFELVKNLIVAIRNTRATYHIEPAKKITVSVNDTSENIIRTNEEMFKRLARIEAVQKADGESTKNTILVQSGPLQIFLHLDGIIDITKERGRFEKEKSEKERYASSIEAKLNNQNFVSHAKPEIVEIERTKLDAVQKELVEIEQHLASLHSN is encoded by the coding sequence ATGGAAGAAAAACAGATCTCTACAGCATACAATGCAAACGAATGGGAAAATAACCTCTACGCCCTCTGGGAAGAGAGTGGTTTTTTTCGGCCTGAGACCGATCAGCCTTTGACTGACAATCCTCATGCAGAGGAACGCTACTGCAATATCCTTCCGCCACCCAATGCCAATGGAGAACTTCATCTCGGTCATGCTTCTGGTTATACCATCATGGACATTTTCGGACGTTTCGAGCGGATGAAAGGAAAAAGGGTATTACTTCTTCCAGGAAAAGATCATGCGGGTATCCAAACACAAGTCGTCTTCGAAAAAAAATTGAAGAACGAACAAAATATCACTCGCTATGATCTCGGCCGAGAAAAATTTTATGAGGCTACCTATGATTTCTGTATTGATCGAGCAGACTATATGCGTTCTCAAGAAAAACGCATCGGCCTTTCTGCTGATTGGGAACGAGAAACATTTACTCTTGATAAAGAAGTATCCAAGCGAGCCACAGAAACATTCGTCCAAATGTATAATGATGGGATGATTTATCGCGGAGAACGCATCATCAATTGGTGTACTCGTTGTGCAACAGCACTCTCTGATGTCGAAGTCATCCACAAAGACATACCAGGAAAATTGTATTCTCTTAAATATCCCCTGAAAGATTCAAAGGAATATATTGTCGTCGCTACTACACGTCCAGAAACGATGCTCGGTGACACAGCTATTGCTGTCCATCCAGATGATACACGCTATAGTACATTCGTAGGAAAAACTGTCCTCCTTCCTTTGGTAAATCGTGAGATTCCTATCGTTGCAAGTGCTCGTATTGATAAAGATTTTGGCACAGGCGCAGTAAAAATAACTCCTGCTCACGATCCTCTCGACTGGGAAATTGGTAAGGATCATTCACTAGACGTCTTGCAAGTCATCGATGAGAAAGCAACTATAACCAGTATTGGCGGAATATACGCTGGGCTCTCAGTAACAGAAGCACGTGTAAAAATTCTCTCAGACCTCAATGATCTTCATCTCCTCGAAGGTGAGCAAGACCATACTATCAGTCTCTCTCAATGCGAACGTTGTAAGACATCTATTGAACCGCTCGTTTCCAAACAATGGTTTATCAATGTTGATGCTCCAAAGTATTCACTCAAGAAAGAATCTATCAAAGCGCTCAAAAGTAATACTATTGTTTTCCACCCAGAAAACATGAAGGATCAAATGATACATTGGCTCGAGAATCTCCATGACTGGTGTATCTCTCGTCAACTCTGGTGGGGACATCGCATACCCGTCTGGTACAGGGGCACCGAGATATATTGTGGTGTGACTGCTCCGACAGAAGCAGGTTGGGAACAAGATCCTGATACGCTCGATACATGGTTTTCATCAGGACAGTGGCCATATACGACACTCGGATATCCAGATACTCCTGATGCTACAAAATTTTATCCTACCGATCTCATGGTAATGGGTCGCGATCTCCTCTTTTTCTGGGCAACAAGAATGGTAATGTTTGGTTTTTACAAAACACAGACCGCCCCATTCAAGCACCTCTACTTTACAGGGCTTGTTCGTGACAAAGAAGGTCAAAAAATGTCAAAATCTAAAGGTAATGGTGTTGATGTTCTCGAAATGATCGACCGTTTTGGCGCTGACGCTGTTCGTCTCAGTCTCACTCTGGGGGCGACACCAGGACTTGATTTTCGTCTCTATGAAGAAAAAATAGCTACCTATCGAAATTTTGCCAACAAACTCTGGAATATTGGTCGCTACATAACGAGTACTCGTGACCACAATGAAAGAGCGGACACTGACAATTCAGAAGCAAAAACTGATGCAGATCGATGGATTCTCGGACGGCTCAATACGATTGTCGGAGAAGTCACATCTCTTCTGGAAAATTATCAACTCTCCCTCGCAGGAGAAAAATTGCGTGATTTTACATGGAACGAATTTGCTGACTGGTACGTCGAGATTCATAAAATAGAAAAGAATGATGTCGTGCTTCTGTTCGTTTTTGAAACACTTTTGAAACTCTGGCATCCATTCATTCCTTATGTTACCGAAGCTATACATCAAACTTTTCATCCACAAGGAAAGACTTTTTTGATGGTTTCTCATTGGCCAACACCGGGTGAAAAATCTCACGAACCTGCAGATGGAAACACATTTGAGCTCGTGAAAAATCTCATTGTCGCTATCCGTAACACTCGCGCTACCTATCATATAGAGCCAGCGAAGAAAATAACTGTGAGCGTCAATGATACTTCAGAAAACATTATTCGTACCAATGAAGAAATGTTCAAACGACTCGCTCGTATAGAGGCTGTACAAAAAGCTGATGGAGAAAGTACAAAAAATACTATCCTTGTTCAGTCGGGACCACTCCAGATATTCCTTCATCTCGATGGGATTATCGATATCACCAAAGAACGTGGGCGTTTCGAAAAAGAAAAATCCGAAAAAGAGAGATATGCATCTTCAATCGAAGCAAAATTGAACAATCAAAATTTCGTCAGTCATGCCAAGCCAGAAATCGTCGAAATTGAACGCACGAAACTTGATGCAGTACAAAAAGAACTCGTTGAGATAGAACAACATCTCGCGTCCCTTCATTCCAATTAA
- a CDS encoding Hsp20/alpha crystallin family protein produces MTKQKSSFFERLTGAKNIQGDEYGEPLPVYTEEREEIITMREPSPAFAIRNEESWEPTTREEVGENDNAEGQLTIDVYQTENDIVIKSTIAGVKPEDLDVSINNDMVTIKGERKNEEDVENGNYYYQECYWGSFSRSVLLPVDVLPEKVDAALKNGILTIRLPKADTTKTKKIQVRGF; encoded by the coding sequence ATGACAAAACAAAAAAGTTCTTTCTTCGAAAGACTGACTGGTGCAAAAAATATACAGGGTGATGAATATGGTGAACCACTTCCTGTATACACCGAAGAAAGGGAAGAAATTATTACCATGAGAGAGCCTTCTCCCGCTTTTGCTATACGCAACGAAGAATCATGGGAGCCTACCACACGTGAAGAAGTAGGCGAAAATGATAATGCTGAAGGACAACTCACTATCGATGTCTATCAGACCGAAAACGATATCGTCATCAAATCTACTATCGCCGGTGTCAAACCAGAAGACCTCGATGTTTCTATCAATAATGATATGGTGACCATCAAAGGTGAGCGTAAAAATGAAGAAGATGTAGAAAATGGAAACTATTATTACCAGGAATGTTATTGGGGATCATTTTCTCGTTCTGTATTATTGCCTGTTGATGTCCTTCCAGAAAAAGTCGATGCCGCACTCAAAAATGGCATCCTCACCATTCGCTTACCAAAAGCCGATACGACAAAAACTAAAAAAATTCAAGTACGGGGTTTCTAA
- a CDS encoding VanW family protein, with product MDGVRFSTTDSILLGSVLFFMQIYIYPISSIPFRKTLSVVLFSGMIFFAPQQVSAITPDTLTVQAADYSETIDASALTALLHLETHLTYFPSYTSEIEDTSFCPTEDFFCQFSLSRAFSHHLKTETTYTPDTEALKRFIAHLREKVNQDPVDVRFTVSDGQVIVAESERTGRHLNEEKSLILLRNALQNTTKKSVTVTLETTITEPKLVATDRERLGLKELVGEGTTNFSGSTKNRIYNIKRALEQFQNIVIAPNEEFSFIKYLGEVDGEHGYLPELVIKNNQTTPEFGGGICQVSSTVFRTAIYSGMKITARRNHAYPVHYYAPYGMDATVYIPKPDLTFVNNTPGAILVQSSIEGTKLTFRFYGTNDKRNVVVDGPHILEHNPDGSMKTVFTQEVNTAEGENFIRDSFWSNYKSPSLYPLPGQEQVLVTKPNGWSEREWTAYKKIHP from the coding sequence ATGGATGGAGTACGTTTTTCCACGACTGATTCCATCCTCTTGGGATCAGTTTTGTTTTTTATGCAAATATATATCTACCCCATCTCCTCTATTCCTTTCCGAAAGACACTTTCTGTCGTCTTGTTTTCTGGTATGATATTCTTCGCACCACAACAAGTATCAGCAATCACTCCTGATACGCTTACTGTACAGGCTGCTGATTATTCTGAAACAATCGACGCGTCCGCTCTCACAGCACTTCTCCATCTCGAGACACATCTCACCTATTTCCCTTCGTATACATCTGAGATAGAAGACACATCCTTCTGTCCTACCGAAGATTTCTTTTGTCAGTTTTCTCTCTCTCGTGCATTTTCTCACCATCTCAAGACAGAAACTACTTATACTCCTGATACCGAAGCTTTGAAGAGATTTATCGCCCATCTGAGAGAAAAAGTAAATCAGGATCCTGTTGATGTGCGATTCACTGTCTCTGATGGACAAGTCATCGTAGCTGAATCAGAACGTACTGGACGACATTTGAATGAAGAAAAAAGTCTCATTCTTCTAAGAAACGCTCTCCAAAATACAACGAAAAAATCTGTCACAGTAACACTCGAGACTACTATCACGGAACCCAAACTCGTCGCTACTGATCGTGAACGACTTGGACTCAAAGAACTGGTAGGAGAAGGAACAACCAATTTTTCAGGGTCTACCAAAAATCGTATTTATAATATCAAACGTGCGCTCGAACAATTCCAGAATATCGTTATCGCACCGAACGAAGAGTTTTCTTTTATCAAATATCTCGGTGAAGTCGACGGTGAACATGGATATCTCCCAGAGCTCGTTATCAAAAACAATCAAACGACACCAGAATTTGGTGGTGGCATCTGTCAGGTATCAAGTACTGTTTTCCGTACCGCCATCTACAGCGGTATGAAAATAACCGCTCGTCGCAATCACGCCTATCCCGTACACTATTATGCTCCCTACGGTATGGATGCTACTGTCTATATTCCCAAACCAGATCTGACTTTCGTCAACAATACGCCTGGTGCCATACTCGTTCAATCTTCCATCGAAGGAACGAAACTCACCTTTCGTTTCTATGGTACCAATGATAAGAGAAACGTTGTAGTTGACGGTCCTCATATCCTTGAGCACAATCCTGACGGAAGCATGAAAACCGTTTTTACCCAAGAAGTAAATACTGCTGAAGGAGAGAATTTTATTCGTGATAGTTTTTGGAGCAATTACAAATCTCCAAGTCTCTATCCTTTGCCAGGACAAGAACAGGTGCTTGTTACCAAGCCAAATGGATGGTCAGAGAGAGAATGGACAGCCTACAAGAAAATACATCCTTAA
- a CDS encoding PilT/PilU family type 4a pilus ATPase, whose amino-acid sequence MYTSLQTSPVNTQTLDQAVDTLLSRIEKSEEETPTLQIFDQTAFEAVLLLAQQENASDIHFSGNNRIAIRVNGSLVFLNYDTIDPKIAEEIILSLISDTAVRDQFLLEKEHDFCFTHKNGVSYRCNAYYKNGYPSISMRCISGNVPSLDQIGAPQKIKSLIQKKQGLIFICGPTGQGKTTTMAAMINEMNKTRSEHILTLEDPIEYVFESEKCMISQRELHTDTLSFDKSLRAAMRQDPDIIVIGEVRDRETAEAVFKLVATGHLVISTVHSTNTAQTLYRIVRMFTPGERDLVLSQMADSLLGILNQRLIPTIDGNRTAIFELLLANWASRNAIRNGDIAQLENTIASSADEGMLTFEQSLSALIREGKVNYSDIASSLEFEPHTHVSL is encoded by the coding sequence ATGTACACTTCTCTTCAGACATCTCCAGTAAATACACAAACTCTTGATCAAGCAGTTGATACGCTTCTTTCACGTATCGAAAAATCAGAAGAGGAAACCCCTACTCTTCAAATATTTGATCAAACAGCCTTTGAAGCGGTGCTTCTCCTGGCACAACAGGAAAATGCTTCTGATATTCATTTTTCTGGAAATAACCGTATAGCAATTCGAGTCAACGGATCTCTCGTTTTCTTGAATTATGATACGATTGATCCAAAAATAGCAGAAGAAATCATTCTTAGCCTCATATCAGATACTGCCGTTCGTGATCAATTTCTTCTTGAAAAAGAACACGACTTCTGCTTTACACACAAAAATGGAGTGAGTTACCGTTGTAATGCATACTATAAAAATGGGTATCCTTCGATTTCTATGCGTTGTATCAGTGGCAATGTGCCATCACTTGATCAGATCGGAGCACCTCAAAAGATAAAAAGTCTCATTCAGAAAAAACAAGGACTCATATTCATCTGTGGTCCTACTGGCCAAGGAAAGACAACAACGATGGCTGCGATGATAAACGAGATGAACAAGACACGAAGTGAGCATATACTGACACTCGAAGATCCTATTGAATATGTTTTCGAGAGTGAGAAATGTATGATCTCTCAACGTGAATTACATACCGATACTCTCTCATTCGACAAATCTCTCCGAGCAGCGATGCGACAAGATCCAGACATCATCGTCATCGGTGAAGTACGTGATCGAGAAACCGCGGAAGCAGTATTCAAACTCGTAGCTACGGGCCACCTCGTCATCAGTACGGTTCACTCTACGAACACTGCTCAGACACTTTATCGTATCGTCCGCATGTTCACACCAGGAGAACGAGACCTCGTATTGTCTCAAATGGCAGATTCTCTGCTTGGTATATTGAATCAGCGTCTCATCCCGACAATCGATGGTAATCGCACGGCAATATTCGAACTCCTCCTTGCGAACTGGGCTTCACGCAATGCTATTCGCAATGGAGATATAGCACAACTCGAAAATACTATTGCCTCATCTGCCGATGAAGGAATGCTCACTTTCGAACAATCGCTCTCAGCACTCATTCGAGAAGGAAAAGTCAATTATTCTGATATTGCTTCTTCTCTCGAATTTGAACCGCATACTCACGTTTCTCTCTAA
- a CDS encoding SIMPL domain-containing protein (The SIMPL domain is named for its presence in mouse protein SIMPL (signalling molecule that associates with mouse pelle-like kinase). Bacterial member BP26, from Brucella, was shown to assemble into a channel-like structure, while YggE from E. coli has been associated with resistance to oxidative stress.) encodes MIYFIYIRNYFLMSEDFIKQAKNIAFLVIAFSAVAYVYQYARSVDQTFPTKTFSVDGEAKMETANDIATFTVSVVTEGDKNIAAIQKQNTEKMNTINTFLGERGVEKKDLQTSQYTLNPRYSYADCNGKNICPPPMIVGYTLTQSLDIKVRDFESLGDILSGVVGSGANTVSGVSFTVDDTTEARQVARTEAIKKAQKKAKDTALAGDFRVGKLVSLYEDIPTSPLDTPRYGAGGNGVMEAKSFASPIIEPGTQSDTVHVNLTYEIVQ; translated from the coding sequence ATGATATACTTCATCTATATCCGTAATTATTTTCTTATGTCAGAAGATTTTATCAAACAAGCAAAGAATATCGCCTTTCTCGTAATTGCATTTTCGGCAGTAGCGTATGTCTATCAGTATGCTCGATCAGTTGATCAGACATTCCCAACCAAGACTTTTTCTGTCGACGGTGAAGCAAAGATGGAAACAGCGAATGATATTGCAACGTTTACCGTGAGTGTTGTCACTGAGGGTGACAAAAATATTGCTGCTATTCAAAAACAGAATACAGAGAAAATGAACACGATCAACACGTTTCTCGGAGAGCGAGGTGTAGAGAAAAAAGATTTGCAGACGAGTCAGTATACTCTCAATCCTCGCTATAGCTATGCTGATTGCAACGGAAAAAATATCTGTCCTCCACCGATGATTGTTGGATATACTCTGACACAGTCACTTGATATCAAGGTGCGAGACTTTGAATCCTTGGGAGATATTTTGTCTGGTGTCGTCGGTAGTGGTGCTAATACTGTTTCTGGTGTGAGTTTTACGGTGGACGATACTACTGAGGCACGTCAAGTGGCTCGTACAGAAGCTATCAAAAAGGCTCAGAAAAAAGCCAAGGATACTGCTCTCGCAGGCGATTTCCGTGTCGGGAAACTTGTTTCTCTTTATGAGGATATACCCACTTCTCCTCTTGATACTCCTCGTTATGGTGCAGGAGGAAATGGTGTGATGGAAGCAAAGTCTTTTGCATCACCGATTATCGAACCAGGTACACAATCTGATACGGTACATGTCAATCTGACATACGAGATTGTGCAATAG
- a CDS encoding M23 family metallopeptidase, translating into MAHLVTPSLVFPIDQYAVNGVPFGKRSVYDGVLWGIHLGEDCEAPAGTDVRACGRGKVVYAALHPGIAEKGNWGNILIIRHKQPRTRRVFYSVYAHLGACFKRIDDKVEIGEPLGFIGESFTPENGFWKAHLHFAIYTGPWKKEVLPGYWKEGERRTRPEWWENPSEFIVHYNK; encoded by the coding sequence ATGGCACATCTCGTTACTCCATCTTTGGTATTTCCTATAGATCAGTATGCTGTCAACGGTGTGCCGTTTGGAAAACGTTCTGTCTATGATGGAGTGCTGTGGGGGATACATCTCGGAGAAGACTGTGAAGCTCCGGCAGGTACTGATGTGCGTGCTTGTGGGAGAGGCAAAGTAGTATACGCTGCACTCCATCCAGGAATAGCAGAAAAAGGAAATTGGGGAAATATTCTCATCATTCGACATAAACAACCAAGAACGAGGAGAGTATTTTATTCTGTGTATGCTCATTTGGGAGCGTGTTTCAAACGCATCGATGACAAGGTAGAAATTGGTGAGCCGCTTGGTTTCATTGGAGAAAGCTTTACTCCAGAAAATGGTTTCTGGAAGGCTCATCTCCATTTTGCTATTTATACAGGTCCATGGAAGAAGGAGGTTTTACCAGGATATTGGAAGGAAGGTGAGAGGCGTACTCGTCCAGAATGGTGGGAAAACCCCAGTGAATTTATTGTACATTACAACAAATAA
- a CDS encoding disulfide bond formation protein B, whose product MMNIFQIDNRTIFRLVALFCGGLLLSAFFLQYFVSQVPCPLCILQRFFYFFIGLVALIASFGWPRKRSVYFSGILMMFLSLIGGAIAGRQVWLQQYSIVTDATKCVVPFGSFFDSVMLALGGIGSCVSRDFTIFGLSIADWSLLCFFFLFCVSVFITVRFAWTRYRVTREND is encoded by the coding sequence ATGATGAATATTTTTCAAATTGACAATAGAACCATCTTCCGTCTTGTAGCTCTTTTTTGTGGAGGTTTGCTTTTGTCTGCATTCTTCTTGCAATATTTTGTTTCGCAGGTTCCTTGTCCTCTGTGTATTTTGCAGCGTTTTTTTTATTTTTTCATCGGTCTTGTTGCTCTTATCGCTTCTTTTGGTTGGCCAAGAAAGAGAAGTGTTTATTTCTCCGGTATTTTGATGATGTTTCTTTCCCTTATCGGAGGTGCAATCGCTGGACGACAAGTGTGGTTACAGCAGTATTCCATTGTGACTGATGCAACGAAATGTGTGGTTCCTTTTGGTTCCTTTTTTGATTCTGTTATGTTGGCCTTGGGAGGTATCGGGAGTTGTGTTTCGCGAGATTTCACGATTTTTGGTCTTTCGATAGCAGATTGGTCTCTCTTGTGCTTCTTCTTTCTTTTTTGTGTAAGCGTTTTTATTACCGTTCGATTTGCATGGACGCGTTATAGAGTCACACGAGAAAATGATTAA